Proteins from one Montipora foliosa isolate CH-2021 unplaced genomic scaffold, ASM3666993v2 scaffold_407, whole genome shotgun sequence genomic window:
- the LOC137988129 gene encoding uncharacterized protein: MAASQESNINLWKLSRLLADHERCIEWCKEHNLLSSSMKCPKPECGNALKWQRRTVSGDGFVWRCSRKNCNGQASIRQKSWLSGSKLSLEKILALTYAWAHKFTTTQAVHETALDEETTSTETVIDWYNYCREVCADRIMKQHARPIGGPGTTVEIDESKFGKMKYHKGRYIEGQWVFGGICRETKACFLVPVERRDKETLLPIIRAQILHGTRVMSDMWKAYDCLQDEGYHHLRVNHRLNFVDPDTLAHTQRIENTWWGVKRSMPRTGTSVDLFESYLQEWLWRQQNKSDPFGNIIEHIADLYNVR; the protein is encoded by the coding sequence ATGGCCGCCTCTCAAGAATCAAATATAAACTTATGGAAACTATCCCGACTTTTAGCCGATCACGAgcggtgcatagagtggtgtAAAGAGCACAATCTACTCTCGTCGTCAATGAAATGCCCTAAACCTGAGTGCGGAAACGCACTCAAATGGCAAAGACGAACTGTATCGGGGGATGGATTTGTTTGGCGATGCtctagaaaaaactgcaatggacaagcttcaatccgccagaagtCATGGTTAAGTGGTAGTAAGCtttcccttgaaaaaatattagccctaacTTACGCTTGGGCGCATAAATTCACCACAACACAAGCAGTGCACGAAACCGCGTTAGATGAAGAAACCACCTCGACAGAAACGGTGATAGATTGGTATAACTATTGCCGGGAGGTTTGTGCAGATAGAATAATGAAACAACATGCGAGGCCAATAGGCGGTCCTGGTACAACTGTTGAGATTGATGAGTCCAAGTTTGGCAAGATGAAGTATCACAAAGGTCGCTACATCGAAGGACAGTGGGTCTTTGGTGGCATTTGCCGGGAAACCAAGGCCTGCTTCCTTGTCCCGGTAGAGCGCAGGGATAAAGAGACACTCTTGCCAATTATCCGCGCTCAAATATTGCATGGAACACGCGTCATGAGCGACATGTGGAAAGCTTACGATTGCCTACAAGACGAGGGCTATCATCATCTCagagttaaccatcgcctaaacttcgttgACCCAGACACGCTTGCCCACACGCAGCGCATTGAAAATACATGGTGGGGAgtaaaacgaagtatgcctcgtacaggAACATCCGTGGATCTGTTCGAAAGCTACCTACAGGAGTGGTTGTggcgtcagcaaaacaaaagtgaTCCATTCGGAAACATCATTGAGCATATCGCTGATTTGTACAATGTGCGATAA